One window of the Methanocaldococcus vulcanius M7 genome contains the following:
- a CDS encoding gamma-glutamylcyclotransferase family protein has protein sequence MKKDTELNRIENNKYNVFAYGELMKKERLLELINRVPKMIKGRVYNYEKFFDETIGYYGARKREGSYIDGVILVDITDKELEIFDDYEDLDVYYVREKTTAVDEHGNEYCVYIYLRKND, from the coding sequence ATGAAAAAAGATACGGAGTTGAATAGAATTGAAAACAACAAATATAATGTATTTGCTTATGGGGAATTGATGAAAAAAGAAAGATTGTTGGAATTAATAAATAGAGTGCCGAAGATGATTAAAGGGAGGGTTTATAATTACGAGAAGTTTTTTGATGAAACAATCGGGTATTATGGGGCAAGAAAGAGAGAAGGAAGTTATATTGATGGAGTTATATTAGTAGATATTACTGATAAGGAATTAGAGATTTTTGATGATTATGAAGATTTGGATGTCTACTACGTTAGGGAAAAAACTACTGCTGTGGATGAGCATGGAAATGAATACTGCGTTTATATTTATTTAAGAAAAAATGACTAA
- a CDS encoding Mrp/NBP35 family ATP-binding protein → MTECDGNCNTCPSKNTCSDTKKLLAQQDAKIRENMSKIKHKLVILSGKGGVGKSTVTVNLAAALNLMGKKVGVLDADIHGPNIPKMLGVENAQPMAGPAGILPITTKEGIKTMSIGYLLPDDKTPIIWRGPKVSGAIRQFLADVLWGELDYLLIDTPPGTGDEQLTIMQSIPDIDGAIIVTTPEEVSILDVKKSIMMAKMLNIPIIGIIENMSGFVCPYCNKVVDIFGKGGGEKAAKELGVEFLGRIPLDIKAREASDKGIPMVLLDCKASEEFKKIVERIVEKVEGKK, encoded by the coding sequence ATGACAGAGTGTGATGGAAACTGCAATACCTGCCCATCTAAAAATACCTGTTCAGATACAAAAAAACTACTGGCTCAACAAGATGCAAAGATTAGAGAAAATATGTCAAAGATAAAACACAAATTGGTAATTTTAAGCGGTAAGGGAGGAGTTGGGAAATCAACTGTTACAGTTAACTTAGCCGCTGCTTTAAACCTAATGGGTAAGAAAGTAGGTGTTTTAGATGCAGATATTCACGGCCCAAACATTCCAAAAATGCTCGGAGTGGAAAATGCTCAACCAATGGCAGGTCCTGCTGGAATACTACCAATAACCACAAAAGAAGGAATAAAAACCATGTCTATTGGCTACTTGCTTCCAGATGATAAGACCCCAATTATCTGGAGAGGACCAAAAGTAAGCGGTGCGATTAGGCAGTTTTTAGCAGATGTTCTCTGGGGAGAACTTGATTATCTCCTTATAGACACACCTCCAGGAACTGGAGATGAGCAGTTAACCATCATGCAATCAATTCCAGACATAGATGGGGCGATAATTGTAACAACTCCAGAGGAGGTTTCAATACTTGATGTAAAAAAGTCAATAATGATGGCTAAGATGTTAAATATTCCAATAATTGGAATTATAGAGAATATGAGTGGATTTGTTTGTCCATACTGTAATAAAGTTGTTGACATCTTCGGAAAAGGAGGAGGAGAAAAAGCTGCCAAAGAGTTGGGAGTAGAATTCTTAGGTCGAATTCCTCTGGATATTAAAGCAAGAGAGGCAAGTGATAAAGGAATACCAATGGTTTTACTTGACTGTAAAGCAAGTGAAGAGTTTAAAAAAATTGTTGAAAGAATTGTTGAAAAAGTAGAAGGTAAAAAATAG
- a CDS encoding pyridoxamine 5'-phosphate oxidase family protein: MVKLNEEMVKSLENEIVFLATASKDGIPNVSAMRAVKVLDAEKGIILIADNYMNKTLKNILENPNVAITTSNCKEVPYQYKGKAEYYTEGEYLKIAEEIDRSLKPDLKPKGAVVIKITEIYNLKSGENAGKLIAKD; the protein is encoded by the coding sequence ATGGTAAAATTAAATGAAGAAATGGTTAAATCTTTGGAGAATGAGATTGTGTTTTTAGCAACTGCTTCAAAAGACGGAATTCCAAATGTTTCAGCAATGAGAGCGGTCAAGGTTTTGGATGCTGAAAAAGGGATCATATTGATAGCAGATAACTATATGAACAAAACATTAAAAAATATCTTGGAAAATCCAAACGTTGCAATTACAACATCAAACTGTAAGGAAGTGCCTTACCAATATAAAGGAAAGGCAGAATATTACACAGAAGGAGAATATTTAAAAATTGCAGAAGAAATCGACAGATCTTTAAAACCTGACTTAAAACCAAAAGGAGCGGTTGTTATAAAAATAACAGAGATATACAATTTAAAGTCAGGAGAAAATGCAGGAAAGTTAATAGCAAAGGACTAA
- the dapB gene encoding 4-hydroxy-tetrahydrodipicolinate reductase, with amino-acid sequence MIKVAITGALGRMGSNIIKTINQQDDMKVVAAFEVPNHPKKGEDVGKLIGIGEIGVPLSTSDELDAVLKETKPDVLVDFTIASACVENVKIASKNGVKLVIGTTGFTEEQKAEIEKAIKENNVSAVISQNFAIGVNIFFKTLEFLAKKLGDYDIEIVEMHHRHKKDAPSGTALRAAEIIKANRGIESVFVYGRQGMTGERKKEEIGIHALRGGDVVGDHTVIFAGDGERIELTHRASSRQAFVNGVILAIRFIAEKENGIYNTFDVLGLNEIKF; translated from the coding sequence GTGATAAAAGTTGCTATTACAGGAGCTCTTGGCAGAATGGGAAGTAATATAATAAAAACCATAAATCAGCAAGATGATATGAAAGTTGTTGCCGCTTTTGAAGTCCCAAATCACCCAAAAAAAGGAGAAGATGTAGGAAAGTTGATAGGGATAGGGGAGATAGGAGTTCCACTCTCAACATCTGATGAATTAGACGCTGTTTTAAAAGAAACAAAACCAGATGTTTTGGTGGACTTTACAATTGCCTCTGCATGTGTTGAAAATGTAAAGATCGCATCAAAAAATGGTGTTAAATTAGTCATTGGAACGACTGGATTTACAGAAGAGCAGAAAGCAGAAATTGAAAAAGCAATAAAAGAGAATAACGTTTCAGCAGTAATCTCTCAAAACTTTGCAATAGGCGTTAACATATTCTTTAAAACATTAGAATTTTTAGCAAAAAAACTTGGAGATTATGACATTGAAATAGTGGAAATGCACCATAGGCATAAAAAAGATGCTCCATCAGGAACTGCACTTAGAGCAGCAGAAATAATAAAAGCAAATAGAGGCATTGAAAGTGTGTTTGTTTACGGAAGGCAAGGGATGACTGGAGAGAGGAAAAAAGAAGAGATAGGGATTCATGCTTTAAGGGGTGGAGATGTTGTTGGAGATCACACTGTGATCTTTGCCGGAGATGGAGAGAGGATAGAACTTACCCATAGAGCAAGCAGTAGACAGGCATTTGTTAACGGAGTTATATTGGCAATAAGATTTATAGCAGAGAAGGAGAACGGAATATACAACACGTTTGATGTTTTGGGATTAAATGAGATCAAATTCTAA
- a CDS encoding EamA family transporter: MNIAIILGLLVALFYGIGTFFAKIVCEKNPMFQWIVVNVVGIIMCSIILLKYRNVIITDQKILIYAIISAILVVLGSLILYYALYKGKASIVVPLSSIGPAITVILSILFLKETLTPTQIIGITLVILGVILLSISE; this comes from the coding sequence ATGAATATTGCAATAATTCTCGGTCTTTTGGTAGCTTTGTTTTACGGTATTGGAACTTTTTTTGCGAAAATTGTGTGTGAAAAAAATCCAATGTTTCAGTGGATTGTTGTTAATGTAGTGGGAATAATCATGTGTTCAATCATATTATTGAAATATAGAAATGTGATTATAACTGATCAAAAAATTCTGATTTATGCAATAATCTCAGCAATATTAGTGGTTTTAGGATCTTTGATACTATATTATGCTCTTTATAAAGGAAAGGCAAGTATTGTTGTCCCTTTATCGTCAATAGGGCCTGCAATAACTGTAATTTTATCAATTTTGTTTTTAAAAGAGACACTAACCCCTACTCAGATAATAGGAATAACCCTTGTAATTTTAGGAGTGATACTTCTCTCAATATCCGAATAA
- a CDS encoding V4R domain-containing protein, with the protein MEKIFPEILEVIRDENKLKNAKKIPIPYFGLMAIELIDTVKELNSEISLYEIGYKFGKLMSPNSLDELVKLFRLMNFGELKIDLERRIIEHYSPPYNKKCSEPIHDFIAGILAGALKNIFSKNNVVKEIKCTSIGEEKCVYEILFF; encoded by the coding sequence ATGGAGAAGATCTTTCCTGAAATATTGGAGGTTATAAGAGATGAAAATAAGTTAAAAAATGCTAAAAAAATTCCAATTCCTTATTTTGGACTAATGGCCATTGAATTAATAGATACTGTAAAAGAACTTAACTCTGAAATATCTCTTTATGAAATTGGATATAAATTCGGAAAACTAATGTCTCCCAATAGTTTAGACGAATTAGTTAAATTATTCAGATTAATGAATTTTGGAGAATTAAAGATCGATTTAGAGAGAAGAATAATTGAACACTACTCTCCACCATATAACAAAAAATGCAGTGAACCGATACACGATTTTATTGCTGGAATATTAGCAGGAGCTCTAAAAAACATATTTTCAAAAAATAATGTTGTAAAAGAAATAAAATGCACGAGTATAGGAGAAGAAAAATGCGTGTATGAAATACTATTTTTTTGA
- a CDS encoding class III signal peptide-containing protein — MKILKKIMSKKGQLSMEVGILVAAAVLVAVIAGYYYVKNIKSSSTTAGEKANKTVTTLGEAAENISSNISKLVS; from the coding sequence ATGAAAATATTAAAAAAGATAATGTCAAAAAAAGGACAGTTATCAATGGAAGTAGGTATCTTAGTAGCAGCGGCAGTGTTAGTTGCAGTTATCGCAGGATACTACTACGTAAAAAACATAAAAAGCAGTTCAACAACTGCTGGAGAAAAAGCAAATAAAACAGTTACAACATTAGGGGAAGCTGCAGAGAACATAAGTAGTAATATAAGTAAGTTGGTTTCATAA
- a CDS encoding transcriptional regulator yields MKVFNSVVRVKILALLYGLEYCEFSYLKEKLNLTDGNLEHHLKKLEEIGFIETKKSLIKGKIKTIIKITEKGRTAFKNYIYEILQLSKNIES; encoded by the coding sequence ATGAAAGTGTTCAACTCCGTTGTTAGGGTTAAAATATTGGCTTTGTTGTATGGATTGGAGTATTGTGAATTTAGTTATTTGAAAGAAAAGTTAAATTTGACAGATGGTAATTTAGAGCATCATTTAAAAAAATTAGAAGAGATCGGATTCATAGAGACAAAGAAGTCATTAATAAAAGGTAAAATTAAAACAATAATAAAAATTACAGAAAAGGGAAGGACAGCTTTCAAAAATTATATATATGAAATTTTACAATTATCAAAAAATATAGAAAGTTAA
- a CDS encoding roadblock/LC7 domain-containing protein, translated as MNEEINNLLNVEGVEGVILTSKDGLFIKGNVEKVNEDVVSAIISAIIGGAGELGNVINDNVKYVIIGGDSSKIMLFNCGEKIVGVIGNVLLEDIKDKVLTLFS; from the coding sequence ATGAATGAAGAGATCAATAACTTACTAAATGTTGAAGGGGTAGAAGGGGTTATTCTCACGTCAAAAGATGGGCTATTCATAAAAGGAAATGTTGAAAAAGTGAATGAGGACGTTGTTTCTGCCATAATAAGTGCAATTATTGGAGGGGCTGGAGAATTAGGAAATGTGATTAATGATAACGTGAAGTATGTAATTATAGGTGGGGATTCGTCAAAAATAATGTTATTTAACTGCGGAGAAAAAATTGTAGGCGTTATTGGTAATGTTCTGTTAGAGGATATTAAAGACAAGGTTTTAACATTATTCTCTTAA
- a CDS encoding redox-regulated ATPase YchF, whose translation MIGLVGKPNVGKSTMFNALTEKPAEIGNYPFTTIQPNKGIAYITSPCPCRELGVNCNPRNSKCIEGIRYIPVEVIDVAGLVPGAHEGKGMGNKFLDDLRQADAFILVVDASGKTDAEGNPTDNYDPVEDVKFLLNEIDMWIYNILTKNWDKLARRAQQEKNIVKALKDQLSGLNISEDDIKIAIRGMDESPIKWTNEDLMELARKLRKISKPMIIAANKADHPEAEKNIKRLKDHFKDYIVIPTSAEIELALKRAEKAGIIKRKGNDFEIIDEGKVNEQMKKALNYIKDFLKKYGGTGIQECINRAYFDLLDMIVVYPVEDENKFSDKEGNVLPDAFIVKKGTTARDLAYKIHTDLGDKFIYAIDAKKKIRIGAEYELKHNDIIKIVSAAK comes from the coding sequence ATGATCGGCTTAGTTGGAAAACCAAACGTTGGAAAATCCACTATGTTTAACGCTCTAACTGAAAAACCCGCTGAAATTGGAAACTATCCATTTACAACAATACAACCAAATAAAGGTATTGCATATATAACAAGCCCCTGCCCATGTAGAGAGTTGGGAGTTAACTGCAATCCAAGAAACTCAAAATGTATTGAGGGGATTAGATACATTCCAGTGGAAGTTATAGATGTGGCTGGATTAGTTCCTGGAGCTCATGAAGGAAAGGGAATGGGAAACAAATTTTTAGATGATCTCAGACAGGCAGATGCATTTATCTTAGTCGTAGATGCCTCAGGAAAAACAGATGCGGAAGGTAATCCAACAGATAATTATGATCCAGTTGAAGATGTAAAATTTTTATTAAATGAAATAGATATGTGGATATACAATATTTTAACAAAAAACTGGGATAAATTAGCGAGAAGAGCCCAGCAAGAGAAAAATATTGTTAAAGCATTAAAAGATCAATTGAGTGGATTAAACATAAGTGAAGATGATATAAAGATAGCAATTAGGGGAATGGATGAGAGTCCAATTAAATGGACTAACGAGGATCTGATGGAGTTAGCAAGAAAATTAAGAAAAATATCCAAGCCAATGATTATCGCTGCAAACAAAGCAGATCATCCCGAGGCAGAGAAAAACATTAAACGTCTAAAAGATCATTTTAAGGATTATATCGTTATACCAACATCGGCAGAGATAGAACTTGCTTTAAAAAGAGCTGAAAAAGCTGGCATAATAAAAAGGAAAGGAAATGATTTTGAAATTATAGATGAAGGCAAAGTAAATGAACAAATGAAAAAAGCATTAAACTACATAAAGGACTTTTTAAAGAAATATGGAGGGACAGGAATACAGGAGTGCATAAATAGGGCATACTTTGACCTTCTTGATATGATCGTAGTATATCCTGTTGAAGACGAGAACAAATTTTCAGATAAGGAGGGAAATGTTCTTCCAGATGCTTTTATAGTTAAAAAAGGAACAACAGCAAGGGACTTAGCTTATAAAATACATACTGACTTAGGAGATAAATTTATATATGCAATAGATGCCAAAAAGAAAATAAGAATTGGAGCAGAGTATGAATTAAAGCATAATGACATTATCAAAATTGTATCTGCTGCAAAATAA
- the glgP gene encoding alpha-glucan family phosphorylase has product MKPTAYFCMEFAIHQPLKTYAGGLGFLAGSHFRAAKRLNQPLVGVSILWSYGYYDQVRDCEAKMKVEYIRKYYDFLEDIKLKVPVIINNNTVWVKAYKLEEDVFGTCPIYFLTTDIPENDDFSRTITHKLYDANNILHIAQQIVLGVGGYKVIKECENVKIYHMNEPHPLPLIFKMIEDYGLEYTREHAVFTTHTPLPEGNETQDINLLKSMGFFGNVDPSLAEKLGGNPFNYTVCALRTCKRANAVSKKHKEVCDKMWSWVKDRCEIVAITNAQDKYYWQDPIIRDAAKRYDIDTLRERKMELKEILFEEVADQTGKIFKKDRLTVVWARRFTAYKRPYILLHDEMRLLELLKKKKIQVIWAGKPHPNDCNMIATFNWIVSKTRDMKGATILTGYELKLSKMLKQGSDIWLNTPKLNHEASGTSGMTASMNASIHASTLDGWHVEWAKMYPDDSFTIGDGVRDDDNYVANCIYNLLDEVSDFYDTEKWWMKACNCVNHIVEYFDAERMVKEYAEKLYQ; this is encoded by the coding sequence ATGAAACCAACTGCTTATTTTTGTATGGAATTTGCAATCCATCAACCTTTAAAAACATATGCAGGAGGTCTTGGATTCTTGGCAGGATCTCATTTTAGGGCTGCAAAACGGTTAAACCAACCACTTGTAGGGGTTTCAATACTTTGGAGTTATGGATACTACGATCAAGTTAGGGATTGCGAAGCAAAAATGAAAGTAGAATATATAAGAAAATACTATGACTTTTTAGAAGATATTAAATTAAAAGTGCCTGTAATTATAAATAATAACACCGTCTGGGTTAAAGCGTATAAATTGGAAGAAGATGTTTTTGGAACGTGTCCAATATATTTTTTAACAACAGATATTCCTGAAAATGACGATTTTTCAAGAACAATAACTCACAAATTATATGATGCAAACAACATCCTTCACATAGCCCAACAGATAGTTTTGGGGGTAGGGGGTTATAAAGTCATAAAAGAGTGTGAAAACGTAAAAATATATCATATGAATGAACCACATCCCCTTCCACTGATCTTCAAGATGATCGAGGACTATGGGTTAGAGTATACAAGAGAACATGCGGTTTTTACAACCCACACACCACTTCCAGAGGGAAATGAAACTCAGGATATAAATTTATTGAAGTCAATGGGATTCTTTGGAAATGTCGATCCCTCCTTAGCTGAAAAATTAGGAGGAAATCCTTTTAACTATACTGTCTGTGCTTTAAGAACATGTAAAAGAGCAAACGCTGTTTCTAAAAAACATAAAGAGGTCTGCGACAAGATGTGGAGTTGGGTTAAGGATAGATGTGAAATCGTGGCAATAACAAACGCTCAAGATAAATATTACTGGCAAGATCCAATAATAAGAGATGCAGCGAAAAGATACGACATAGATACATTAAGAGAAAGAAAAATGGAGTTGAAAGAGATACTTTTTGAAGAAGTGGCAGATCAGACCGGAAAGATCTTTAAAAAGGATCGACTAACTGTTGTATGGGCAAGAAGATTTACTGCATACAAGAGGCCATATATTCTACTTCATGATGAGATGAGATTGTTAGAACTCCTTAAAAAGAAAAAGATACAAGTCATTTGGGCTGGAAAGCCACATCCAAACGATTGTAATATGATCGCTACATTTAATTGGATCGTCTCAAAAACACGTGATATGAAAGGAGCTACCATATTAACTGGCTATGAGTTAAAGTTAAGTAAGATGCTGAAACAGGGATCAGATATTTGGTTAAACACTCCAAAACTGAATCATGAAGCATCTGGAACCTCAGGAATGACTGCCTCAATGAATGCCTCAATCCACGCAAGCACGTTAGATGGTTGGCATGTTGAATGGGCTAAAATGTATCCTGACGATAGTTTTACAATAGGAGACGGTGTTAGAGATGATGACAACTACGTTGCTAACTGCATATACAACCTATTAGATGAGGTATCAGATTTTTACGATACCGAGAAGTGGTGGATGAAGGCATGCAACTGTGTCAATCACATAGTTGAATATTTCGACGCTGAAAGAATGGTAAAAGAGTATGCTGAAAAATTATATCAATAG
- the galU gene encoding UTP--glucose-1-phosphate uridylyltransferase GalU: MVKKAVIPVAGFGTRLLPITKAQPKEMLPVVNKPIVQYVVEDLVDVGIKDILFITGKGKQAIENHFDVNYELECKLEKSGKLDLLKIIKEIDNLGNIFYVRQKEQKGLGDAVLYGEEFVGDEYFIAMVGDTIYSKNIVKDLIKVHKKYGCSVIALERVPMEDVHKYGVIDGEEVEEGIYKINNMVEKPNIEEAPSNLIITGAYLLSPKIFEKIKETPVGRGGEVQITDAMNLLLKEEDILGVEISCKRYDIGDVFGWLKANVEIGVEKFPEFREFLKNFVEKLE, from the coding sequence ATGGTAAAAAAAGCGGTAATTCCAGTAGCGGGTTTTGGAACTCGTCTCCTTCCCATAACAAAAGCACAACCAAAAGAAATGCTTCCAGTAGTTAACAAGCCAATAGTTCAGTATGTTGTTGAAGATTTAGTCGATGTAGGCATAAAAGATATACTCTTTATCACTGGAAAAGGAAAACAGGCAATAGAAAACCATTTCGACGTAAATTATGAATTAGAATGTAAATTGGAAAAATCAGGGAAGTTAGATCTTCTCAAAATTATTAAAGAGATAGATAATTTGGGAAATATTTTCTATGTCAGACAGAAAGAACAGAAAGGTTTAGGGGATGCTGTTTTATACGGAGAAGAGTTCGTTGGAGATGAATACTTTATAGCAATGGTGGGAGATACAATCTATTCAAAAAATATTGTAAAAGACCTAATAAAAGTTCATAAAAAATATGGATGTTCTGTTATTGCTTTGGAAAGAGTTCCAATGGAAGATGTGCACAAGTATGGAGTAATAGATGGAGAAGAAGTAGAAGAGGGGATTTACAAAATAAATAATATGGTTGAAAAACCAAACATCGAAGAAGCCCCATCTAACTTAATTATAACAGGAGCTTATCTGTTATCCCCGAAAATATTTGAAAAAATTAAAGAAACGCCTGTCGGTAGGGGAGGAGAAGTGCAAATAACTGATGCAATGAATCTACTTTTAAAAGAGGAAGATATTTTAGGAGTGGAGATTAGTTGTAAAAGATACGATATTGGAGATGTTTTTGGATGGTTAAAGGCAAATGTGGAAATTGGAGTAGAGAAATTTCCAGAATTTAGAGAATTTTTGAAAAATTTCGTTGAAAAATTAGAGTAA
- a CDS encoding YgiQ family radical SAM protein has product MFLPTNKEEMDKWGWEELDVIIITGDAYVDHYLFGAAVVGKYLVKHGYRVGIIPQPDWKNLEDIKRLGKPNYFFAITAGNLDSMLAHYTPQKRLRNFDAMSNEGIRKRPDRATIVYTNLVKRAFKGVPIALGGIEASLRRFSHYDYWDNKVRKGLLIDSKADILMYGMGEKSILSITRALERGENIKDLEINGTVVRVNEKKLLEIKERYEVKELPSHEEVVNNKEKYAEMHKKLMTMDKVIFQKVGNQYLVQFPPIYLNEKEMDEIYEIPFERKAHPSYSFVPGIVPVQFSVITHRGCFGGCSFCSILHHQGKVIQNRSERSILKEIKSLLNHEDFKGVIQDIGAPTANMYRMGCKKGLADRCPRNCLYPEPCENLIIDHKPLIDLYKKIRDIVGEDVKVYVRSGVRYDLLIYDKKYGEEYIKELSKYHLSGRLKVAPEHVSKKVCKAIQKPDGRVFKKFLEKYKKIAEKVNGTKEVLPYWLIAHPNCSIKEMIELAEFIHKNNCYSKQVQVFTPTPMTLSTTMYHTGINPITNEKVYVPYSYKEKKIQKAICLYREKENWEKALEGFKMVGYRGIIYRWIMKQIKKNNEKQ; this is encoded by the coding sequence ATGTTCCTACCAACGAACAAAGAAGAAATGGATAAATGGGGATGGGAAGAGTTGGATGTTATCATCATCACAGGAGATGCGTATGTGGATCACTACCTATTTGGAGCAGCCGTAGTTGGAAAATACTTAGTAAAACATGGGTATAGGGTTGGCATCATACCCCAACCAGATTGGAAAAATTTGGAGGATATAAAAAGATTGGGAAAACCAAATTACTTTTTTGCAATAACAGCCGGAAATTTAGACAGTATGTTAGCCCACTATACTCCTCAAAAGAGATTAAGAAACTTTGATGCAATGTCTAACGAAGGGATAAGAAAGAGGCCAGATCGAGCGACAATTGTTTATACAAACTTAGTAAAGAGAGCATTTAAAGGAGTTCCAATAGCCCTGGGAGGAATTGAGGCATCTTTAAGAAGATTTTCTCATTATGATTACTGGGATAATAAAGTGAGAAAAGGTCTTTTAATTGACTCAAAAGCAGATATTTTAATGTATGGAATGGGTGAGAAGAGTATATTGTCTATAACCAGAGCATTAGAAAGAGGAGAGAATATAAAAGATTTGGAGATAAATGGAACAGTAGTTAGAGTCAATGAGAAAAAATTATTGGAGATAAAGGAGAGATATGAAGTTAAAGAACTGCCTTCTCATGAAGAAGTTGTAAATAACAAAGAAAAATACGCTGAAATGCACAAAAAGTTAATGACAATGGATAAAGTTATTTTTCAAAAAGTAGGGAATCAGTATTTAGTTCAATTCCCTCCAATTTACTTAAATGAAAAGGAAATGGACGAGATATATGAGATACCTTTTGAGAGAAAAGCTCATCCTTCCTATTCTTTTGTTCCAGGAATAGTTCCGGTTCAATTTTCAGTTATAACACATAGGGGATGTTTTGGAGGTTGCTCTTTTTGCTCAATACTGCATCATCAAGGTAAAGTTATTCAAAACAGGAGCGAGAGGAGTATTTTAAAAGAGATCAAGAGTTTATTAAATCATGAGGATTTTAAAGGAGTTATTCAAGATATTGGGGCTCCAACAGCGAATATGTATAGAATGGGATGTAAAAAAGGTTTAGCGGATAGATGCCCAAGAAACTGCCTATATCCAGAGCCATGTGAGAATTTAATCATAGATCACAAACCACTAATTGATCTCTATAAGAAAATCAGAGACATTGTTGGAGAGGATGTTAAAGTTTATGTTAGAAGTGGTGTAAGATACGATCTACTAATATATGATAAGAAATATGGGGAGGAGTATATAAAAGAACTCTCAAAGTATCATCTCTCTGGAAGATTGAAGGTAGCTCCTGAACACGTCTCTAAAAAAGTTTGCAAGGCAATTCAAAAACCAGATGGCAGAGTATTTAAAAAATTTTTAGAAAAATATAAAAAAATAGCTGAAAAAGTTAATGGAACAAAAGAAGTTTTACCATATTGGCTTATTGCCCATCCAAACTGTTCCATTAAAGAGATGATCGAGTTAGCTGAGTTTATCCATAAAAATAACTGCTATTCAAAACAAGTTCAGGTTTTTACACCAACACCTATGACGCTATCAACAACCATGTATCATACAGGAATAAATCCAATAACCAATGAAAAAGTTTATGTTCCTTACTCATACAAAGAGAAGAAGATTCAAAAAGCTATTTGCTTATATAGGGAAAAAGAGAACTGGGAAAAAGCATTAGAAGGATTTAAAATGGTGGGATATAGAGGAATTATTTATAGGTGGATTATGAAACAAATAAAGAAAAATAACGAAAAACAATAA